The Streptomyces puniciscabiei genome includes a window with the following:
- a CDS encoding AfsR/SARP family transcriptional regulator: MEIRILGSIELWTGSALADLGPARQRSILGALLVDPERPVPLESLVDRVWGDRPPAGVRNVVHTYVTRLRRALARASAELPEPISLVRSPAGYLVSTDPGVVDLVRFRRLLKDAQQETLGDLERSVLLQQALALWRGDALGGMHSDWAARVRETLRQLHHEALSQWADTEIRLERPAAVLAELRAALLTDPLSEQLGERLMLALYLEGRSVDALEHYQSMRELIAKELGTDPSPRVQQLYETILRGETAAPAPMPERSAEPHGGGTPSVPARPPSAVPHMLPLDLPDFTGRERELELAQRTLTHPSATQPPAVLVVGGGGVGKTALAVRLGHRLRSAFPEGQLYAALRGSGARPADPHAVLGRLLRALGTDPDEIPADPDERAEVYRLALTGRRLLITLDDAFDDEQVQPLLPGSGDCAVLLTSRGRLSTPLGARVLHLAELPHGHSVRLLARLLGNERITQEPAAAAAIARYCGGLPLALRAAAVRLNARPHWSLRRYADRLSDEGRRLDELAHSSLSVRASFTASYNALPEDAREVLRCLADLTVSEFDARLACPVLGKDFATIEDACEQLVEAHFLTVAEPAVADLPTRYRLDGLQRSFAAGLRTGRPEEAPEAVQPSA; this comes from the coding sequence ATGGAGATCCGGATACTGGGATCGATAGAACTGTGGACGGGCAGCGCCCTGGCCGACCTCGGCCCCGCACGGCAACGCAGCATCCTCGGCGCCCTGCTGGTCGATCCCGAGCGGCCGGTGCCGCTGGAGTCCCTCGTCGACCGCGTGTGGGGGGACCGGCCGCCCGCCGGGGTCCGCAACGTCGTCCACACCTACGTCACCCGGCTGCGCCGTGCGCTCGCCCGTGCCTCGGCGGAACTGCCCGAGCCGATCAGCCTGGTCAGGTCGCCGGCCGGCTACCTGGTCTCGACCGATCCCGGCGTGGTGGACCTGGTGCGGTTCCGCCGCCTGCTCAAGGACGCCCAGCAGGAGACCCTCGGCGACCTGGAACGCAGCGTGCTGCTCCAGCAGGCCCTGGCCCTGTGGCGGGGCGATGCCCTGGGCGGCATGCACAGCGACTGGGCGGCCCGGGTCCGGGAGACGCTGCGTCAGCTGCACCACGAGGCACTCAGCCAATGGGCGGACACCGAGATCCGGCTGGAGCGCCCCGCCGCCGTCCTCGCGGAGCTGCGCGCCGCCCTGCTGACCGACCCGCTCTCCGAGCAGCTCGGCGAACGCCTGATGCTCGCCCTGTATCTGGAGGGGCGCAGCGTCGACGCCCTCGAGCACTACCAGTCGATGCGCGAGCTGATCGCCAAGGAACTCGGCACCGATCCCTCGCCGCGAGTGCAGCAGCTCTACGAGACGATCCTGCGCGGCGAGACCGCCGCTCCCGCCCCGATGCCCGAGCGGAGCGCGGAACCGCACGGCGGTGGGACGCCTTCCGTCCCCGCCCGGCCCCCGTCCGCCGTACCGCACATGCTGCCGCTGGACCTCCCCGACTTCACCGGCCGCGAGCGCGAACTCGAGCTGGCCCAGCGGACCCTGACGCACCCCTCGGCCACCCAGCCGCCCGCCGTGCTGGTCGTCGGCGGCGGCGGGGTCGGCAAGACCGCGCTGGCCGTGCGCCTGGGGCACCGGCTCCGGTCCGCCTTCCCGGAGGGGCAGTTGTACGCGGCGCTGCGCGGCAGCGGCGCACGGCCCGCGGATCCGCACGCGGTACTGGGACGGCTGCTGCGCGCGCTCGGGACGGACCCGGACGAGATCCCGGCCGATCCCGACGAGCGCGCCGAGGTCTACCGGCTCGCCCTCACCGGGCGCCGGCTGCTGATCACGCTCGACGACGCCTTCGACGACGAGCAGGTGCAGCCGCTGCTGCCGGGCAGCGGGGACTGTGCGGTGCTGCTCACCAGCAGAGGCCGGCTCAGCACGCCGCTCGGTGCCCGCGTCCTGCACCTGGCCGAACTGCCGCACGGGCACAGTGTGCGGCTCCTGGCCCGGCTGCTGGGCAACGAGCGGATCACCCAGGAGCCGGCCGCGGCCGCCGCGATCGCCCGGTACTGCGGCGGGCTGCCGCTCGCCCTGCGCGCCGCCGCGGTACGGCTCAACGCCCGGCCCCACTGGTCGCTGCGCCGCTACGCGGACCGGCTGAGCGACGAGGGGCGGCGGCTCGACGAGCTGGCGCACAGCTCGCTGAGCGTGCGCGCCAGCTTCACCGCGTCCTACAACGCGCTGCCCGAGGACGCCCGCGAGGTGCTGCGCTGCCTGGCCGACCTGACGGTGTCCGAGTTCGACGCCCGTCTGGCGTGCCCGGTGCTGGGCAAGGACTTCGCCACGATCGAGGACGCCTGCGAGCAGCTGGTGGAGGCCCACTTCCTGACCGTGGCCGAGCCCGCCGTGGCCGACCTGCCCACCCGCTACCGGCTGGACGGCCTGCAGCGCAGCTTCGCGGCCGGACTCAGGACGGGCCGCCCCGAGGAGGCGCCCGAGGCCGTCCAGCCCTCCGCCTAG